The Glycine soja cultivar W05 chromosome 15, ASM419377v2, whole genome shotgun sequence region TGGGTGGGACTTAAACTTAAAGGGGGAAGATCCGTGAAGTGCTAAGGAATTGGCCTGAGAAGAACATTCAAGTCATAGTTGTAACTGATGGAGAACGGATCCTGGGTCTTGGGGATCTTGGTTGTCAGGTAATTTATATTGTACTTGTtgacatttattatttatgacagTTATATTGAATCACAAGATCTGATGTTGTAATCTCTCATTTGGTAACCTTTGTTGTATTCTCAGGGGATGGGAATACCAGTGGGAAAACTTTCTTTATATACAGCACTTGGAGGAGTGCGCCCTTCAGCTGTAAGTATATTTGGCCTACGCCGTTAACCCATATTATGCCTGTTATAAACTTGCTATGATTTGTTACTTTGTTTTAAGATGTTACTGAAAGTTTACTTGCAGATGTTAAGTATTGGTTGTGCATAATGTAACTTCCATTTCTTATTACCTATTTTCAGTGTTTGCCTATTACCATTGATGTGGGTACAAACAATGAGAAGCTGCTGAATGATGAATTATACATTGGGCTAAAGCAAAGACGAGCAACTGGGCAGGTTCATGATTTGCTTTCCTTGCTGAACTGTgtggaattaattattttttaatttcagccATACTGATTTCCTAATTCCTAATATTCTATAGTGTTTACTTTATTCGAACTTCTCTGATTCCAGGAATATGCTGAACTTATGCACGAATTTATGACAGCAGTCAAGCAAACTTATGGGGAAAAAGTTCTAATTCAGGTATTAAGCAGTGTTAAGGAACAACTATATTTCTTTGCTTATTGGATTGCAGTCTTTGCTAATTTCACTTTCCTGTTTTCTACATCTGTTATGCTGTGTATTTAGTTTGAAGACTTTGCAAACCACAATGCTTTTGATCTGCTTGAGAAATATAGATCTACACATCTGGTCTTTAATGATGATATTCAGGTAAGAAATTGCTGTCTTCAATAACAAATTCAGGTACTTTTTTATCTATACTTATAATAACTAGCCCTAATATGGTATCTACCTTTGTTACAGGGAACAGCATCCGTGGTTCTTGCTGGACTTGTTGCAGCTCTGAAGTTGGTTGGGGGTAACTTAGCTGATCACAGATTCTTATTCCTTGGTGCTGGAGAGGTGAGTCTATATAATTCCGGGATCATGTGTTGTTTGTTGTTGGTCTTAGAGAAAGAAGATGCTGTTTTTATCCTTCTGGCTTAATTGTATTGTCCGGCGGTTGCAGGCTGGCACTGGCATAGCAGAACTCATAGCACTTGAAACATCAAAACAGGTTGTTAGCTACTTCTggtgctgtttttttttttcgttttttttttctttttcagtggAGAATGTTGTGATGCGGACAATGCATGAATATTTTAGTTATTGAGAAACTGAATTTGTTGATGCAGACAAATGCTCCACTGGCGGAAGTGCGCAAGAATATTTGGTTGGTGGACTCAAAGGTTTGTGTAAAACCCAATTTAGCTCCACCTGTATGTATATATGAAGCCAATTCTCATCTTCCATCTGATTAATTTGTTATTCCTTCTTTTACAGGGATTGATTGTCAGTTCCCGCAAAGATTCGCTCCAACATTTTAAGAAGCCCTGGGCTCATGAGCATGAACCTGTTAGAAATCTTGTAGATGCTGTTAATGTATGATTTCTTATCTTTCTGTTCATTACACCACACATACACAGCAGAAGTTTACAATGTTCATACATGGTCAATGTTATCTTCTCAGAAAATTAAGCCAACAGTGTTGATTGGAACATCTGGACAAGGAAGAACTTTTACTAAAGAGGTGATTGAGGCAATGGCTTCTATTAACGAGGTACTATTTCAACCTATTTTATCTACCACTACCATGGATTTCATGTTAACGTAGTAGGCTAAGCAATTTATTAATATGACAATGCTTGCAGAGACCTattattctttctctttccaACCCTACGTCACAGTCAGAATGCACTGCTGAAGAAGCTTACAAGTGGAGCCAGGTTAATGCACGcaacttttatttttgcatTAGAATATAAGCTTTCAATATTGTACGGCTACAGAGTCAATTTTTGTTTATTCGTATATGTGTTTGTGATTGACCATActaaatgtttaattttgttcCCTTATTCTTGTGTATCACCATCAGGGACGTGCCATTTTTGCAAGTGGGAGCCCATTTCCTCCTGTTGAGTATGAGGGGAAAGTGTTTGTGCCTGGCCAGGTCTATAATATAAGCCCTTGAGATTTTaactaaacattaaaaaaaaaaaattacctcaGCAATAAGGTCTAATTTGGACATTTTGCTTGTTTGTTCATCAGGCCAATAATGCATACATATTTCCTGGATTTGGTCTTGGTTTAATAATGTCTGGGACCATTCGAGTGCATGATGACCTGCTTCTGGCTGCCTGTAAGTACTCATGACACTTGtgaagattaattttaaatctatgCTTGGGATAGGTGAAAGTGGGATGATGGTAGGAATgaaatatacattttattataatcatttgaaatttaatacAATGTCATATTATTTCGTGATGGAACAGCTGAGGCTTTGGCTGCACAAGTGAGCCAAGAGAACTTTGATAAGGGACTCATATACCCACcattcaccaacataagaaagATTTCAGCACACATAGCTGCCAATGTTGCTGCTAAGGCTTATGAGCTTGGTAAGCTATTAAGTTTAATTACCTTTTTTAGCTATTGGAGGTTCTATGGTtgcactttttttaattttattttatgttaagttttttaaaattttgaaaaaaaatgttatgacttataaaactgagtttgtgTTTTTGTGTCAGGCCTGGCCACTCGCCTTCCTCAACCTAAAGATTTGGTGAAGTTTGCAGAGAGCTGTATGTATACCCCATCCTACAGAAGCTACCGGTGAAGCGATAATAAATagcctatttttctttttccttttcgttttatcattttatcattttattgtcaattatttaatttttttaccttcTTTATGTTGCTGTTCTGTTCTTGTAAGTTATTTGTTGGGTTAGTAGGTTAGGACGGTGGTAGTTGGACTAAAAAGGTAGCTTGAAAATTTGTGTTCTGCTATAAATGTTATGTGACAGTAATCTAAATTAGAAAAGGAAGCATTTCTAAAGTCCGCATAGTATATAAAATTCTTGAAAAGTTGTTGAATGATCTATCTTTTTCTCGACACCTCAACCGTCTACTGTAGATATCTTATTAACACCTTTCTTtgttgtaataataaaaaagaaaatctaattAACACCTTATTTCTATCTCTCTCTTGTCATCCGCCACATTTATCGTTTCtttatgttctatttttttccttttaccaaaTGGGATATTTTTCCCTTTCTGGATTGGAGATGGGCGTGTTTAAAGAGCAATTGCATAAAACAAGTATTAACTAAATCAAACGTTTTGAAGAAAACAAGAGTGTACTAACAACCTAGTTGCCAACTACTACTCATCCCATTCCATGATGGAACAGTATTTTGCTTGACAAAAATGATTTTCGACGCAGTATGCTCATAGCGAGATGGAACAATTATCAAACTTGTCCTTCACCCTCACTAGTGTGCAAAGTCATGCCAGTTTCATATGGATGgggagggttttttttttttttcattagaaaacactttttttgtcataaaaaagaaagaactgTTGAAACATATTTCTTTGTAgggacatgctaggtgcacccagcaacattgttggtgcacccaacaattagGTAAATGGGCAAAATTGCtcgtgttaaaaaaaataatttcttcttttggAAGAAGGTTCTTTTCGAACGCTACCGAAAGAAGGTTTTTCCGGTAGCTTTCCGGAAGAACAATTTGTgttcttccggtagaacaaTTTGTTCATccgaaagaaccttcttccggatgaacaatttgttctaccggaagaaccttcttctggaGAAGCtaccggaagaagttcttccggtaGCCTCTACCAGAAGAAGGTTTTTCCGGTAGAACAAATTGTTCATCCAAAA contains the following coding sequences:
- the LOC114387794 gene encoding NADP-dependent malic enzyme-like yields the protein MFSSTRCAFLSNSGLGGCSSLCDAQRKRSTRFRVVSMTPSSSRSGDRNGSVVMETPLKELKKESTVADVDNNPISAGGPQDVYGEDRATEDHFVTPWSVSVASGYTLLRDPHFNKGLAFTENERDAHYLRGLLPPSVIPQETQVKKMIQHVRQYQVPLQKYMAMMDLQERNERLFYKLLIDHVEELLPVVYTPTVGEACQKYGSIFMRPQGLYISLKEKGKIREVLRNWPEKNIQVIVVTDGERILGLGDLGCQGMGIPVGKLSLYTALGGVRPSACLPITIDVGTNNEKLLNDELYIGLKQRRATGQEYAELMHEFMTAVKQTYGEKVLIQFEDFANHNAFDLLEKYRSTHLVFNDDIQGTASVVLAGLVAALKLVGGNLADHRFLFLGAGEAGTGIAELIALETSKQTNAPLAEVRKNIWLVDSKGLIVSSRKDSLQHFKKPWAHEHEPVRNLVDAVNKIKPTVLIGTSGQGRTFTKEVIEAMASINERPIILSLSNPTSQSECTAEEAYKWSQGRAIFASGSPFPPVEYEGKVFVPGQANNAYIFPGFGLGLIMSGTIRVHDDLLLAASEALAAQVSQENFDKGLIYPPFTNIRKISAHIAANVAAKAYELGLATRLPQPKDLVKFAESCMYTPSYRSYR